In a single window of the Mauremys reevesii isolate NIE-2019 linkage group 3, ASM1616193v1, whole genome shotgun sequence genome:
- the PREPL gene encoding prolyl endopeptidase-like isoform X1 translates to MHRTVKSFLQTLKFSVGYCRYYFNHNCDLRIALCSQIKPQEFQFTKCLGNSWNNTDSPGHIVPRRFFSCKDLLKSEQENWKVTSARYMDTAERLKKKLEVMYNKYTFSMSSPVIRFGDCVYFEENGCIFRSKSDADEGGVEVLLNTEDFGFHDAIIQRIRISPDQRYMATSIKSSNSEESSCIVTKFEKLPMVEYIIPNVFSFEWATNDVLFYTSQKNLVCHKVLLATFTNRKHAQLVYVEQDPRFFVDIYCTKDKRFLTINSNSKTSSEVWLVDCSNPFNSPILVQQRTKGVIYHVEHRNDELYILTTYGEPAEYKLMKTPVGSCGMENWQLVYTLKEKTKLIDLEMFRDHCVMFLKHYGHLYLNVISLVSHSVQSIKLPAWACAFESEPHPEYNASTCYFQLSSPVQPPKRFAYKLVENHLVEQEAPITINCHTVRLEAKSQDEILVPITVFYNTNSKELHRKPLLVHVYGAYGIDLNMSFKAEKLMLIEDGWILAYCHVRGGGELGLSWHKDGCMHNKLKGLHDLKACIMLLHELGFSQPKYTALTGSSAGGVLAGALCNADPDLIRAVVLQAPFLDVLNTMLDTDLPLTIEEQEEWGNPLADEKYMEYIKSYCPYHNIKPQAYPSVLITAYENDQRIPLIGLLRYVHKLRKAERDHARSMNKKGNLIPNIILNVQAGGSHCAPLWEDSLNEVTSHLAFLYKEFGLERE, encoded by the exons ATGCATCGGACTGTGAAATCTTTTCTCCAGACTCTGAAGTTCAGTGTTGGTTACTGCAGATACTACTTTAACCATAACTGTGATCTGAGAATAGCTCTTTGCAGTCAAATAAAACCGCAAGAATTTCAGTTTACAAAGTGTTTGGGAAATTCATGGAACAACACAGACTCACCAGGGCACATTGTGCCACGGAGATTCTTTTCTTGCAAG GATCTTCTGAAATCAGAGCAGGAGAACTGGAAAGTAACTTCAGCAAGATATATGGATACAGCAGAAAGACTCAAGAAGAAATTAGAAGTAATGTACAACAAGTATACATTCAGCATGAGCAGCCCAGTG ATTAGGTTTGGGGATTGTGTTTACTTTGAAGAAAATGGCTGCATATTTCGTTCAAAATCAGATGCTG ATGAAGGAGGTGTTGAGGTTTTACTCAATACTGAAGATTTTGGTTTTCATGATGCGATTATTCAGCGCATCAGAATTTCCCCAGATCAGAGGTATATGGCTACCAGCATAAAAAGCTCAAATTCTGAAGAGTCAAGCTGTATTGTTACGAAATTTGAGAAGTTACCTATGGTGGAATATATTATCCCAAATGTGTTTAGTTTTG AATGGGCTACAAATGATGTTCTGTTCTACACCAGTCAAAAGAACCTTGTATGCCATAAGGTGCTTCTGGCCACTTTCACTAACAGAAAACATGCTCAGCTAGTTTATGTGGAACAAGATCCAAG ATTTTTTGTGGATATATATTGCACAAAAGACAAGCGTTTTCTCACCATCAACAGTAACAGCAAGACTAGCTCCGAAGTTTGGTTGGTTGACTGTAGCAATCCTTTTAATTCACCTATTCTCGTACAACAGAGAACTAAAGGGGTCATTTATCATGTTGAGCACAGAAATGATGAATTATACATTCTTACTACTTATGGAGAGCCTGCGGAATACAAG ttgatgAAGACTCCAGTTGGTTCCTGTGGTATGGAGAACTGGCAATTGGTTTACACGTTGAAAGAAAAGACTAAGCTAATAGACTTAGAGATGTTCAGAGATCACTGTGTGATGTTTTTGAAACACTACGGTCATCTTTATTTAAATGTGATTTCTCTTGTTTCTCATTCAGTTCAGTCTATTAAG TTACCTGCATGGGCCTGTGCATTTGAGTCAGAACCCCATCCTGAGTACAATGCCAGCACTTGCTATTTTCAGCTCTCCTCCCCAGTACAACCCCCTAAACGTTTTGCATATAAATTAGTGGAAAATCATCTCGTTGAGCAGGAGGCACCAATTACAATTAATTGCCATACTGTACGGCTAGAAGCTAAGAGCCAG GATGAAATTTTGGTGCCAATTACAGTTTTTTATAATACAAATTCTAAAGAGCTACACAGGAAACCACTTCTGGTTCATGTATATGGAGCTTACGGCATAGATTTGAACATGAGCTTTAAAGCTGAGAAGCTGATGCTAATTGAAGATGGTTGGATATTAGCATATTGCCATGTTAG GGGTGGCGGAGAGTTAGGCCTGAGTTGGCATAAAGATGGATGTATGCATAATAAACTCAAAGGTCTCCACGACCTCAAGGCTTGTATAATGCTCTTGCATGAACTAGGATTTTCTCAGCCAAAGTATACAGCGCTAACAGGTAGCAGTGCAGGAGGAGTTCTTGCAGGAGCTCTGTGCAATGCTGATCCTGACCTCATCAGAGCTGTAGTTTTACAG gccCCTTTCCTAGATGTTCTAAATACAATGTTGGACACTGATCTCCCACTGACAATTGAAGAACAGGAAGAATGGGGAAATCCATTAGCAGATGAAAAGTACATGGAATATATTAAAAGTTACTGCCCTTATCATAATATTAAGCCACAG GCTTATCCTTCAGTTTTAATCACAGCATATGAAAATGATCAACGAATACCACTGATAGGATTATTAAGATACGTTCATAAACTTAGAAAAGCAGAAAGGGATCATGCTAGAAGCATGAATAAGAAAG gAAACCTGATACCTAATATCATCTTAAATGTTCAGGCAGGAGGCAGTCATTGTGCTCCATTGTGGGAGGACTCATTAAATGAG GTTACAAGCCACCTTGCTTTTCTCTACAAAGAATTTGGACTTGAGAGAGAATAA
- the PREPL gene encoding prolyl endopeptidase-like isoform X2: MHRTVKSFLQTLKFSVGYCRYYFNHNCDLRIALCSQIKPQEFQFTKCLGNSWNNTDSPGHIVPRRFFSCKDLLKSEQENWKVTSARYMDTAERLKKKLEVMYNKYTFSMSSPVIRFGDCVYFEENGCIFRSKSDADEGGVEVLLNTEDFGFHDAIIQRIRISPDQRYMATSIKSSNSEESSCIVTKFEKLPMVEYIIPNVFSFEWATNDVLFYTSQKNLVCHKVLLATFTNRKHAQLVYVEQDPRFFVDIYCTKDKRFLTINSNSKTSSEVWLVDCSNPFNSPILVQQRTKGVIYHVEHRNDELYILTTYGEPAEYKLMKTPVGSCGMENWQLVYTLKEKTKLIDLEMFRDHCVMFLKHYGHLYLNLPAWACAFESEPHPEYNASTCYFQLSSPVQPPKRFAYKLVENHLVEQEAPITINCHTVRLEAKSQDEILVPITVFYNTNSKELHRKPLLVHVYGAYGIDLNMSFKAEKLMLIEDGWILAYCHVRGGGELGLSWHKDGCMHNKLKGLHDLKACIMLLHELGFSQPKYTALTGSSAGGVLAGALCNADPDLIRAVVLQAPFLDVLNTMLDTDLPLTIEEQEEWGNPLADEKYMEYIKSYCPYHNIKPQAYPSVLITAYENDQRIPLIGLLRYVHKLRKAERDHARSMNKKGNLIPNIILNVQAGGSHCAPLWEDSLNEVTSHLAFLYKEFGLERE; this comes from the exons ATGCATCGGACTGTGAAATCTTTTCTCCAGACTCTGAAGTTCAGTGTTGGTTACTGCAGATACTACTTTAACCATAACTGTGATCTGAGAATAGCTCTTTGCAGTCAAATAAAACCGCAAGAATTTCAGTTTACAAAGTGTTTGGGAAATTCATGGAACAACACAGACTCACCAGGGCACATTGTGCCACGGAGATTCTTTTCTTGCAAG GATCTTCTGAAATCAGAGCAGGAGAACTGGAAAGTAACTTCAGCAAGATATATGGATACAGCAGAAAGACTCAAGAAGAAATTAGAAGTAATGTACAACAAGTATACATTCAGCATGAGCAGCCCAGTG ATTAGGTTTGGGGATTGTGTTTACTTTGAAGAAAATGGCTGCATATTTCGTTCAAAATCAGATGCTG ATGAAGGAGGTGTTGAGGTTTTACTCAATACTGAAGATTTTGGTTTTCATGATGCGATTATTCAGCGCATCAGAATTTCCCCAGATCAGAGGTATATGGCTACCAGCATAAAAAGCTCAAATTCTGAAGAGTCAAGCTGTATTGTTACGAAATTTGAGAAGTTACCTATGGTGGAATATATTATCCCAAATGTGTTTAGTTTTG AATGGGCTACAAATGATGTTCTGTTCTACACCAGTCAAAAGAACCTTGTATGCCATAAGGTGCTTCTGGCCACTTTCACTAACAGAAAACATGCTCAGCTAGTTTATGTGGAACAAGATCCAAG ATTTTTTGTGGATATATATTGCACAAAAGACAAGCGTTTTCTCACCATCAACAGTAACAGCAAGACTAGCTCCGAAGTTTGGTTGGTTGACTGTAGCAATCCTTTTAATTCACCTATTCTCGTACAACAGAGAACTAAAGGGGTCATTTATCATGTTGAGCACAGAAATGATGAATTATACATTCTTACTACTTATGGAGAGCCTGCGGAATACAAG ttgatgAAGACTCCAGTTGGTTCCTGTGGTATGGAGAACTGGCAATTGGTTTACACGTTGAAAGAAAAGACTAAGCTAATAGACTTAGAGATGTTCAGAGATCACTGTGTGATGTTTTTGAAACACTACGGTCATCTTTATTTAAAT TTACCTGCATGGGCCTGTGCATTTGAGTCAGAACCCCATCCTGAGTACAATGCCAGCACTTGCTATTTTCAGCTCTCCTCCCCAGTACAACCCCCTAAACGTTTTGCATATAAATTAGTGGAAAATCATCTCGTTGAGCAGGAGGCACCAATTACAATTAATTGCCATACTGTACGGCTAGAAGCTAAGAGCCAG GATGAAATTTTGGTGCCAATTACAGTTTTTTATAATACAAATTCTAAAGAGCTACACAGGAAACCACTTCTGGTTCATGTATATGGAGCTTACGGCATAGATTTGAACATGAGCTTTAAAGCTGAGAAGCTGATGCTAATTGAAGATGGTTGGATATTAGCATATTGCCATGTTAG GGGTGGCGGAGAGTTAGGCCTGAGTTGGCATAAAGATGGATGTATGCATAATAAACTCAAAGGTCTCCACGACCTCAAGGCTTGTATAATGCTCTTGCATGAACTAGGATTTTCTCAGCCAAAGTATACAGCGCTAACAGGTAGCAGTGCAGGAGGAGTTCTTGCAGGAGCTCTGTGCAATGCTGATCCTGACCTCATCAGAGCTGTAGTTTTACAG gccCCTTTCCTAGATGTTCTAAATACAATGTTGGACACTGATCTCCCACTGACAATTGAAGAACAGGAAGAATGGGGAAATCCATTAGCAGATGAAAAGTACATGGAATATATTAAAAGTTACTGCCCTTATCATAATATTAAGCCACAG GCTTATCCTTCAGTTTTAATCACAGCATATGAAAATGATCAACGAATACCACTGATAGGATTATTAAGATACGTTCATAAACTTAGAAAAGCAGAAAGGGATCATGCTAGAAGCATGAATAAGAAAG gAAACCTGATACCTAATATCATCTTAAATGTTCAGGCAGGAGGCAGTCATTGTGCTCCATTGTGGGAGGACTCATTAAATGAG GTTACAAGCCACCTTGCTTTTCTCTACAAAGAATTTGGACTTGAGAGAGAATAA